In Erigeron canadensis isolate Cc75 chromosome 8, C_canadensis_v1, whole genome shotgun sequence, the DNA window AATCAAATTGCCAGCTTAGATATAGTTTATACGTTTTCATAATTAGTTGATATGCCGTAACGATTGATAACTAACCTGCAGCAGAAACATTACAACTCATTTGCCAGGCTTACCCTGACTAATAGAAAACAAGTAGTTTAAGGCATCCATGGTTAGAAGAGAGTCATGTCTTGGATAGAGCATGCTTAGGCTATATAGGTACACCGCAATTGAAAATCTTAATTTGTTGATTGGTAAAAGATTTCTTGAAGTTACCTTGTTATAGTAAGATGAATTGCAGACTGTCTAATTTTTAGTAATTGCTTTTGCTATTATGCATGTAAATCCTTCTTATCATGCACGGCTAATATTCACTTTGTAGATAGACCGGTGGAGGGCATATGAACTATGGTTTATATGTAGATTGCTCTTATTACGAAGCTGTTCTTTTTTATCTAGTAAAAATCATTTGTGTTTGTGGTTTTTCAGTGCAAGTTCTGCAAAAGGGAAGGAAACATTACTATGATCCCTGGCAGAGGATATCCGCTTACTATCAGTCTCAGTGAGACAGAGAAGCCTGCCCCTTTGATGACATTTGATTGCAGGGGTGTTAAACCACTGGACTTTGCATTCAACGGTGGCTGGAAAGCTGATTCTGTAAGTCATGAAGTATATATGAGTAATACTTTTAAACTCTTTGTCCGTAGGCCTTTCCTCTCGGGATCAAGGACACCCATTTTCCAAGCGAATTGTAAATTCAAGTCAGGGGACAAAATGCATGTCACTAATTGTCTGTCAAAAATTAATGTTTAATTTAAAGTTCTTCAGTCTTATGACATTCTTATATGTCagtagttttaacttttaagtacaTATATGAACTTATCATAGGAGCAGAGGTATGCTAGCTAGTTTTAATGAAAAACACATTAAAGATATAGAAACACTTTTTGGAACACTTGCCTTTAGGGGGGGTGTTGGGTATGAGAATAAGAGTCACTATGGCTATTCTTATTGAATTGGAATGAGTTTTAATCTCAAGACCAGGTTTAGAGTCTTCCTAAGTCAATGGGTTCAAGTCAAATCCCACTGACTTAACGAATTTTTAGGGAATGAAAGTCATTCATACATTTATGCCCATAAACGTAAAACCCGCTATAAATTGCAATGGGACATAACATACCTCTGCAGAATATGGTCTGTTTTGTATGTTTGACTCACATTCTTTTGTTTCTCCTTTTCAGATCAAAGGAACCAGATTTGTGGACATTGACCTGACTGGAGGGGAATTTGCTGAGTATGATGAGGAGGGCAAGTGCCCAGTCATGATCTCTAATCTACGTGCTGAGTTCAAAGTTGTTGATCCGAGTAAAAGGATTTATTAAATAAGCTACCACGTAGATAGCATTGTCTATGACATGTGTTGGAACAGATCTTAGCTGACTTGTGAATCTCTAATGTTGAGCCGAAACATGTGGTTTCGTACTCTGTGTAAAAAGTGGCTGGCAACTATTAAGACATGCCGTGCATTGTAAAACATCTGTTCAGGGTTGAATTGCTTAGATTGTTTTGCCATATGctatatttgaaattttgaaatgtTGCGTGTTAACCAGTTAGATTCATGGGCTTCAATGTGCCCATTTAGAATTGAAGTGCAATTGGTTACATTTTACACCAGATTTCACTAGTTgcaatattttatatttggaTTGGAATACGTGACTTGAGATCATGACTGGGTAAAGAACTAGAATCAACCTGTTATGCATGACTATGGTCCTGATTAGTGTGTAGGATGCCTTTAGTGAGTGAGTGGTAAGGTA includes these proteins:
- the LOC122578384 gene encoding CXXC motif containing zinc binding protein, encoding MVNFVLYISADLENLTNFSPRFGVDDPSFTYFFKLKCENCGEVTEKETCVSLNEEVPGAKRGTINLIQKCKFCKREGNITMIPGRGYPLTISLSETEKPAPLMTFDCRGVKPLDFAFNGGWKADSIKGTRFVDIDLTGGEFAEYDEEGKCPVMISNLRAEFKVVDPSKRIY